A portion of the Gossypium arboreum isolate Shixiya-1 chromosome 8, ASM2569848v2, whole genome shotgun sequence genome contains these proteins:
- the LOC108468017 gene encoding uncharacterized protein LOC108468017 isoform X1 gives MEQPSSPGTKPVELSNSIEELLKFTLQSHLNGTLGLDIGLSKQFCSSLLNHPSTSPISPNASSSSEASQNPLYKQLVRALYEIITFGSLQESSDCNKVASLCQGSDSKQKGEWFDLVHKEGSELAEILKNINFELHVQEPFFTQLKDGIKAVEGRCAVGDYNRITTGALILFNKCLVLEVQDVHYYASFFEMLEAESLAKVLPGVKTIDEGVQVYRKFYTEEKEKTNGVAAICVAKMAAQPYLSLARILSEIIQRQKESGLLVMLQHRAWMSQHSKQNTQGAVCHQCRDTDQRMSRHIFKDMPK, from the exons ATGGAGCAACCATCTTCTCCAGGAACGAAGCCGGTTGAGTTAAGCAACTCCATTGAAGAGCTTTTGAAGTTCACTCTCCAATCTCACCTCAATGGAACTCTTGGATTGGATATTGGGCTCTCAAAACAATTCTGCTCATCTCTCCTCAATCACCCTTCAACCAGCCCCATCTCCCCAAATGCCT CAAGCTCCTCAGAAGCCTCTCAGAATCCTTTATACAAACAGTTGGTACGGGCCTTATATGAAATTATAACTTTTGGTTCACTTCAAGAGTCATCTGACTGTAATAAAGTGGCATCATTATGTCAAGGAAGTGACTCGAAGCAGAAAGGCGAGTGGTTTGATTTAGTTCATAAAGAAGGATCTGAATTAGCTGAA ATATTGAAGAACATTAATTTTGAACTTCATGTTCAGGAGCCTTTCTTCACTCAGTTAAAAG ATGGCATCAAAGCAGTAGAAGGAAGATGTGCTGTTGGTGACTATAATAG AATTACAACTGGAGCTTTGATCCTCTTCAACAAATGCTTGGTACTTGAGGTTCAG GATGTTCATTATTATGCTTCATTCTTTGAGATGTTGGAAGCCGAGAGTCTTGCAAAGGTCCTTCCTGGAGTTAAAACCATAGATGAAG GTGTTCAAGTTTACAGGAAGTTTTACacagaagagaaggaaaagacaAATGGTGTAGCTGCAATTTGCGTTGCAAAAATGGCTGCTCAACCCTACCTTTCATTGGCCAGAATACTATCT GAAATCATTCAAAGACAAAAAGAAAGTGGACTACTTGTGATGTTGCAACACAGAGCTTGGATGTCGCAACACAGCAAGCAAAATACCCAAGGAGCAGTCTGCCATCAGTGTCGTGACACAGACCAGAGGATGTCACGACACATCTTTAAAGACATGCCCAAATAA
- the LOC108468017 gene encoding uncharacterized protein LOC108468017 isoform X2 — MELLDWILGSQNNSAHLSSITLQPAPSPQMPFKHAASSSEASQNPLYKQLVRALYEIITFGSLQESSDCNKVASLCQGSDSKQKGEWFDLVHKEGSELAEILKNINFELHVQEPFFTQLKDGIKAVEGRCAVGDYNRITTGALILFNKCLVLEVQDVHYYASFFEMLEAESLAKVLPGVKTIDEGVQVYRKFYTEEKEKTNGVAAICVAKMAAQPYLSLARILSEIIQRQKESGLLVMLQHRAWMSQHSKQNTQGAVCHQCRDTDQRMSRHIFKDMPK; from the exons ATGGAACTCTTGGATTGGATATTGGGCTCTCAAAACAATTCTGCTCATCTCTCCTCAATCACCCTTCAACCAGCCCCATCTCCCCAAATGCCT TTTAAACATGCAGCAAGCTCCTCAGAAGCCTCTCAGAATCCTTTATACAAACAGTTGGTACGGGCCTTATATGAAATTATAACTTTTGGTTCACTTCAAGAGTCATCTGACTGTAATAAAGTGGCATCATTATGTCAAGGAAGTGACTCGAAGCAGAAAGGCGAGTGGTTTGATTTAGTTCATAAAGAAGGATCTGAATTAGCTGAA ATATTGAAGAACATTAATTTTGAACTTCATGTTCAGGAGCCTTTCTTCACTCAGTTAAAAG ATGGCATCAAAGCAGTAGAAGGAAGATGTGCTGTTGGTGACTATAATAG AATTACAACTGGAGCTTTGATCCTCTTCAACAAATGCTTGGTACTTGAGGTTCAG GATGTTCATTATTATGCTTCATTCTTTGAGATGTTGGAAGCCGAGAGTCTTGCAAAGGTCCTTCCTGGAGTTAAAACCATAGATGAAG GTGTTCAAGTTTACAGGAAGTTTTACacagaagagaaggaaaagacaAATGGTGTAGCTGCAATTTGCGTTGCAAAAATGGCTGCTCAACCCTACCTTTCATTGGCCAGAATACTATCT GAAATCATTCAAAGACAAAAAGAAAGTGGACTACTTGTGATGTTGCAACACAGAGCTTGGATGTCGCAACACAGCAAGCAAAATACCCAAGGAGCAGTCTGCCATCAGTGTCGTGACACAGACCAGAGGATGTCACGACACATCTTTAAAGACATGCCCAAATAA